Proteins found in one Caviibacter abscessus genomic segment:
- the rpsL gene encoding 30S ribosomal protein S12 translates to MPTINQLIRFGRSTSEKKKKSPALKANPQKRGVCVRVYTTTPKKPNSALRKVARVKLVNGIEVTAYIPGIGHNLQEHSIVLIRGGRTKDLPGVRYKIIRGALDTAGVVNRKQARSRYGTKKPK, encoded by the coding sequence ATGCCTACAATTAATCAATTGATTAGATTTGGTAGAAGCACTTCTGAAAAGAAGAAAAAATCACCAGCATTAAAGGCAAATCCACAAAAAAGAGGAGTATGTGTAAGAGTATATACAACTACACCTAAAAAACCAAACTCAGCGTTAAGAAAGGTTGCCAGAGTTAAACTTGTTAATGGAATAGAAGTAACAGCATATATACCGGGGATCGGACATAATCTTCAAGAACACTCAATAGTGTTAATTAGAGGAGGAAGAACAAAGGACTTACCAGGGGTAAGATATAAGATAATAAGAGGAGCCCTTGATACAGCCGGTGTTGTAAATAGAAAACAAGCAAGATCAAGATACGGAACAAAGAAACCAAAATAA
- the rpsG gene encoding 30S ribosomal protein S7: MSRRRKAEKRDVLPDSKFNDKVVTKFINGLMVDGKKSIAENIFYAALEEIEKETNDAGIEVFRRAMENVRPQLEVRSRRIGGATYQVPVEVRKERQQTLAIRWLVRYTRDRKEYGMIQKLKKELIAAANSEGGSVKKKEDTYKMAEANRAFAHYKW; this comes from the coding sequence GTGTCAAGAAGAAGAAAAGCCGAAAAAAGAGACGTTTTACCTGATTCTAAGTTCAATGATAAAGTTGTTACTAAATTCATTAACGGACTAATGGTAGACGGAAAAAAATCAATAGCAGAAAACATCTTCTATGCAGCATTAGAAGAAATAGAAAAAGAAACAAATGACGCCGGAATAGAAGTATTCAGAAGAGCTATGGAAAATGTAAGACCACAATTAGAAGTTAGATCAAGAAGAATTGGGGGAGCTACATACCAAGTTCCGGTAGAAGTAAGAAAAGAAAGACAACAAACATTAGCTATAAGATGGCTAGTTAGATATACAAGAGATAGAAAAGAATATGGAATGATTCAAAAATTAAAGAAAGAATTAATTGCAGCTGCTAACAGCGAAGGTGGATCAGTTAAGAAGAAAGAAGATACATACAAGATGGCGGAAGCAAATAGAGCATTCGCACACTATAAATGGTAA